A DNA window from Aureibaculum sp. 2308TA14-22 contains the following coding sequences:
- a CDS encoding lipoprotein signal peptidase gives MKRAIIIIIIILLIDQWSKVYIKTNFVIGEGFNVMGLDWFRIHFIENYGMAWGTEFGGKNGKLFLTFFRLIAIVGIGYWLYSAVKTNGHKILIVAIAFIFAGALGNIIDSVFYGVLFGDSHGTVATFLPEEGGYSTLFHGKVVDLFYFPIIENAQLPSWIPEISFNWPDWIPGIGGKNFSLFVDRNFTFFQYIFNVADFAISTGVGLLLVFNKRVFPKKEKEEESKDHIVPPVVVRHYEKPKS, from the coding sequence ATGAAAAGAGCCATTATTATAATTATTATCATTTTATTGATAGACCAATGGAGTAAGGTTTATATTAAAACGAACTTTGTCATAGGTGAAGGTTTTAACGTAATGGGCTTAGATTGGTTTAGAATTCACTTTATCGAGAATTACGGTATGGCTTGGGGTACTGAATTTGGAGGTAAAAACGGTAAATTGTTTTTAACTTTTTTTAGGTTAATAGCAATTGTAGGTATAGGTTATTGGCTGTATTCAGCTGTTAAAACAAATGGACATAAAATTTTAATTGTAGCCATTGCTTTTATTTTTGCAGGAGCATTGGGCAATATTATTGATTCGGTTTTTTATGGCGTTTTATTTGGCGATAGCCATGGTACAGTAGCTACTTTTTTACCAGAAGAAGGTGGTTATAGCACGTTGTTCCATGGAAAAGTAGTGGATCTTTTTTACTTTCCCATTATAGAAAATGCCCAATTGCCCTCATGGATTCCTGAGATTAGTTTCAATTGGCCAGATTGGATCCCAGGTATTGGTGGCAAAAATTTCTCGTTATTTGTCGATAGAAATTTCACTTTTTTCCAATATATTTTTAATGTAGCTGACTTTGCTATTTCAACGGGTGTAGGTTTGTTACTTGTCTTCAACAAAAGAGTTTTTCCTAAAAAGGAAAAGGAAGAAGAGTCAAAAGATCATATTGTTCCACCTGTTGTGGTTAGGCATTATGAAAAGCCGAAATCTTAA
- a CDS encoding efflux RND transporter periplasmic adaptor subunit: MKNITLIALITLILSSCGGDKNQSVEDVITGNDLEKIRAKRAEVVAKQQEFEEQLKQLDARISSLDTVKHIPLITTLTAKEKPFNHYLELQGNVTTKNLLVLYPEFSGILSKVYVKEGQRVSKGQLLAKIDDGGLGQQKAQLQIQADLAKTTFERQERLWKQNIGSEIQYLQAKSNYEAQSKAINQLDQQLAKTTVRAPFSGTIDDIITEQGSVVGAGQSQLMRIVNLNNMYIETEVPERYLNDVIKNKDVYVELPVIGKTIESKIRQTADYINPSNRTFKIEVPVPNKDKDIKPNLTAKLKINDYSNDKAYLIPQSIISENANGEQYVYIVKNINGNNEGVAEKVIIETGRTQGDIIEVLKGLENGTEVIEEGARSVKNGQTVKILSADQPKDSVQ; the protein is encoded by the coding sequence ATGAAAAATATAACATTAATAGCACTTATAACCTTAATTCTATCATCTTGTGGTGGAGATAAAAATCAATCTGTTGAAGATGTTATTACAGGTAACGATTTAGAAAAAATAAGAGCAAAACGTGCCGAAGTAGTAGCAAAACAACAGGAGTTTGAAGAGCAACTAAAGCAGCTTGATGCCAGAATATCAAGTTTAGATACAGTAAAACATATTCCGCTAATTACTACACTAACAGCAAAGGAAAAACCTTTTAATCACTATTTAGAATTGCAAGGGAATGTAACCACCAAAAATTTATTGGTATTATACCCTGAATTTTCTGGAATTCTTTCCAAGGTTTATGTAAAAGAAGGTCAGCGAGTGTCAAAAGGTCAATTGTTAGCTAAAATTGATGATGGAGGCCTCGGTCAGCAAAAAGCTCAATTACAAATTCAAGCTGATTTGGCAAAAACCACATTTGAGCGTCAAGAACGTTTATGGAAACAAAACATTGGAAGCGAAATTCAGTATTTACAAGCTAAATCAAACTATGAAGCTCAGTCTAAAGCTATTAATCAATTAGATCAACAATTAGCAAAAACGACTGTTAGAGCTCCATTTTCAGGTACTATTGATGATATTATAACCGAACAAGGAAGCGTTGTAGGTGCTGGCCAATCGCAATTAATGCGAATTGTAAACCTCAACAATATGTACATTGAAACCGAAGTTCCTGAAAGGTACCTGAACGATGTTATAAAGAACAAAGATGTTTATGTAGAGCTACCCGTTATTGGAAAAACAATTGAATCAAAAATCAGACAAACGGCAGATTATATTAATCCAAGTAATCGTACTTTTAAAATTGAAGTACCCGTACCTAATAAAGACAAAGATATTAAGCCCAATTTAACAGCCAAGTTAAAGATAAACGATTACTCAAACGATAAGGCCTATTTAATTCCGCAAAGTATTATTTCTGAAAATGCAAATGGCGAACAATATGTTTACATAGTAAAAAATATTAACGGAAACAATGAAGGTGTTGCCGAAAAGGTAATTATAGAAACGGGTAGAACACAAGGTGATATTATTGAGGTTTTAAAAGGGTTGGAAAACGGTACCGAGGTTATTGAAGAAGGAGCAAGAAGTGTAAAAAATGGGCAAACCGTAAAGATTCTGAGTGCAGATCAACCTAAAGACAGTGTCCAATAA
- a CDS encoding TolC family protein, whose amino-acid sequence MKKIQLLIIGLLFSILGFSQQDSNSFSLQQAIDYAIENNRAAKNALLDIDAAKKQKWETTAIGLPQINAKIDYQNWLKQQVSLLPAAAFDNTQSVIDVVNDYFDTNQTNFEVATPEGFIPLRFGTKQSMSATATLSQLLFDGSYLVGLQSAKVFLEISKNAKEKTDLEVRKAVINAYGNVLLAEESVKILEKNKAVLEKNLNEVTKLYENGLDEQESVEQLQITLSSVESNLNNTSRLKKLAYQMLNVTMGIDIYANTILTENLENLTLENITLELLETGNNVKNTVDYRIASNDKASKELLLKLEKSKALPSLNAFVNGGYMGNSDTFTFADKDQQWFGSSLFGVSLNIPLFSSGKRSAATQRAKINLEKSENDLTETEKQLQLQLERAKSNYQFAIEDYQNKKQNLNLAERIEKKNQTKYFEGIGSSFELRQAQMQLYTAQQELLQSMLDVINKKAELETILNTPNN is encoded by the coding sequence ATGAAAAAAATACAGCTACTAATAATTGGTTTATTATTTTCCATATTGGGATTTTCGCAACAAGATTCCAACAGTTTTAGCCTGCAACAGGCTATTGATTATGCCATAGAAAATAACCGAGCTGCAAAAAACGCTTTACTGGATATTGATGCTGCAAAAAAACAAAAATGGGAAACAACTGCAATAGGTTTGCCGCAAATTAATGCCAAAATAGATTATCAAAATTGGTTAAAACAGCAAGTATCTCTTTTACCTGCTGCTGCTTTTGACAATACCCAAAGTGTAATTGATGTAGTAAATGATTATTTCGATACTAATCAGACTAATTTTGAAGTTGCTACTCCAGAAGGATTTATTCCTTTACGATTTGGCACCAAACAGAGTATGTCAGCTACGGCAACTTTAAGTCAATTACTTTTTGATGGGTCTTATTTGGTTGGTCTGCAATCGGCTAAAGTTTTTTTAGAAATCTCTAAAAATGCCAAAGAAAAAACAGATTTAGAGGTACGGAAGGCAGTAATTAATGCCTACGGAAACGTTTTGTTAGCTGAAGAAAGCGTGAAAATTTTAGAAAAAAATAAAGCTGTCCTAGAAAAAAACCTAAACGAAGTCACCAAACTATATGAAAATGGTTTAGACGAACAAGAAAGTGTAGAGCAATTGCAAATAACATTATCTAGCGTAGAAAGTAATTTAAATAACACTTCACGTTTAAAAAAGTTAGCATATCAAATGCTGAATGTAACTATGGGGATTGATATTTACGCTAATACAATTTTGACAGAAAATTTGGAAAATTTGACACTAGAAAATATAACCCTGGAGTTATTAGAGACCGGTAACAATGTTAAAAATACAGTAGATTACAGAATTGCATCTAACGATAAAGCATCTAAAGAATTATTATTAAAATTAGAAAAAAGCAAAGCATTGCCAAGCTTAAATGCTTTTGTGAACGGAGGTTACATGGGCAATAGTGATACTTTTACATTTGCGGATAAAGATCAACAATGGTTTGGGTCTTCATTATTTGGAGTTAGTCTTAACATTCCTTTATTCAGTTCTGGTAAGCGAAGTGCAGCCACGCAACGTGCCAAGATAAACTTGGAAAAATCAGAGAATGATTTGACAGAAACTGAAAAGCAGTTGCAGTTGCAATTAGAAAGAGCTAAAAGTAATTATCAATTTGCTATTGAAGATTATCAAAATAAAAAACAAAATTTAAACTTGGCTGAGCGTATAGAGAAAAAGAACCAGACAAAATATTTTGAAGGTATTGGTTCAAGTTTTGAATTGCGTCAGGCACAAATGCAATTATACACAGCTCAACAAGAATTATTACAATCTATGCTTGATGTTATTAACAAAAAAGCTGAACTAGAAACTATATTAAATACACCGAACAATTAA
- a CDS encoding efflux RND transporter permease subunit, which yields MAKQQKKNVNKEFGLSSWAINNSTTIYVMIAVILFLGISAYFAMPRESFPEVKETKIYISSVFPGNTAEDIEKLISDPLEDKLKTVSNVVEITSTSQEDYSMVIVEFDENITVEQAKQKVKDEIDSETSSEDWPTFNGAKVEPNVFELSLSEEFPILNISISGDYTIEKLKEYAEVLQDEIEDLSEIKKADIRGAQEKEVEVAVDIYKMMAAKVSFNDVIGAINNGNVTMSAGNLIASGQRRTVRILGEIEDPADLNNFVVKSENNNPIYLKDIAEVSFREKDRTTYAREFGKPVVMLDVKKRAGKNMVAAIDQIKEIVKVAEKDQFPQDLSITLNNDQSSITTGMVDDLVNNIIFGIILVVTVLMFFLGFKNAIFVGFAIPMSMFMSLMILNMFGYTLNTMILFGLIMGLGMLVDNGIVVVENVYRLMDEEGMSRIEAAKKGIGEIAFPIIISTATTVAAFIPLGLWPGMMGEFMKFFPITLSVVLGSSLFVAIFFNSVLVSKFMTTEDKDMPLKNIIIITSVMAFIGLLVIIFGGAYRGLGSLMILTAILLWIYRLFLRKWANSFQTKALVKLENWYEKQIRWALTKWRPYAITIATFVLLIIAFMSFGASLATQRTKVEFFPDNKPNQIIVYIEYPQGTDIEKTNTITKEIEKRVYAELNNNQYKDGDYNFMVESVVAQVGEGAGNPNTDGGSASEMPHKAKITASMREYKYRRGEDSELLRQKVQKALVGIYPGVLISVEKDVNGPPAGAPINIEITGKDYNELINTAERMRDFINSRNIAGIDELKIDVNKDKPTTQVIVDRKKAGELGVNSGQVGQQLRNSIFGAKAGIYKEDGDDFDIYVRFNKENRYNTSAIFNQNITFRDPASGQVKEIPVSTVAKHNNTSGFSAIKHKKLKRVVTVYSALSPGFTDAGAIVAQVQNEMKSFKGLPDNIEFDYTGQIEEQNKQMTFLMTAFFTGLSLIFFILIFQFNSVSKPGIIMIAIFLSLIGVFGGLVITGAPFVIMMTMMGIISLAGIVVNNGVVLLDYAQLLIDRKIVEKDLNEDEHLQLDEIFECIVRAGKARLRPVLLTAITTILGLIPLAIGLNINFFTFFSEFDANIYMGGDNVIFWGPLAWTVIYGLIVATFLTLIVVPILFYLITKFKFRVFDRKHKVHVTSNKDVIVEG from the coding sequence ATGGCGAAACAACAAAAAAAGAATGTAAATAAAGAATTCGGTTTATCATCTTGGGCAATCAATAATAGTACAACCATTTATGTAATGATAGCGGTCATTCTATTTTTAGGTATTTCAGCATATTTTGCAATGCCTAGGGAAAGCTTTCCAGAAGTCAAGGAAACAAAAATTTACATTAGCTCCGTCTTTCCGGGCAATACTGCAGAGGATATTGAAAAACTCATTTCAGATCCATTAGAAGACAAATTAAAAACGGTTAGTAATGTTGTAGAAATAACTTCAACCTCACAAGAGGATTATTCTATGGTTATTGTAGAGTTTGATGAAAACATTACTGTTGAACAAGCCAAGCAAAAAGTAAAAGACGAAATTGATTCAGAAACCTCTAGCGAAGACTGGCCTACCTTTAATGGTGCTAAAGTTGAGCCTAATGTGTTTGAATTGAGTTTGTCAGAAGAATTTCCAATATTAAATATTAGTATTTCTGGTGACTACACTATTGAAAAGCTAAAAGAGTACGCAGAGGTATTGCAAGATGAAATTGAAGATCTTTCCGAAATTAAAAAAGCTGACATCCGCGGTGCTCAAGAAAAAGAGGTTGAAGTTGCAGTAGATATTTACAAAATGATGGCTGCAAAAGTTAGTTTTAACGATGTAATTGGTGCTATTAATAATGGTAATGTCACTATGTCAGCAGGTAATTTGATAGCAAGTGGTCAACGAAGAACAGTGCGTATTTTAGGAGAAATTGAAGACCCTGCCGATCTGAACAATTTTGTTGTAAAGTCTGAAAATAACAATCCCATTTATTTAAAAGATATTGCAGAAGTTTCTTTTCGTGAAAAAGATAGAACCACTTATGCAAGAGAATTCGGAAAACCTGTTGTAATGCTTGATGTAAAAAAGCGTGCTGGAAAAAATATGGTTGCCGCTATTGACCAAATTAAAGAGATAGTTAAGGTTGCCGAAAAAGATCAATTTCCACAAGACCTTAGCATAACCTTAAACAATGACCAATCTTCGATTACTACAGGTATGGTAGATGATCTGGTAAACAATATCATATTTGGTATAATACTAGTGGTTACGGTATTAATGTTCTTTTTAGGTTTTAAAAATGCCATTTTTGTTGGTTTTGCCATACCCATGTCAATGTTTATGTCTTTAATGATATTAAATATGTTTGGTTATACATTAAACACCATGATTTTATTTGGGCTTATTATGGGTCTTGGTATGTTGGTAGATAATGGTATTGTTGTTGTAGAAAATGTTTATCGATTGATGGACGAGGAGGGCATGAGCCGTATTGAAGCCGCCAAAAAAGGTATTGGTGAAATTGCATTCCCCATAATCATCTCCACCGCAACTACCGTTGCTGCTTTTATACCGTTAGGTTTATGGCCCGGAATGATGGGCGAGTTTATGAAATTTTTCCCGATAACGTTGTCCGTTGTGCTAGGCTCGTCACTTTTTGTGGCTATTTTCTTTAATTCTGTTTTGGTATCAAAATTTATGACAACCGAAGATAAAGATATGCCGCTGAAAAATATCATAATTATTACTAGTGTAATGGCCTTTATTGGTTTATTGGTTATCATTTTTGGAGGTGCTTACAGAGGTTTAGGTTCTTTAATGATTTTAACAGCTATACTATTATGGATTTATAGGTTGTTTTTAAGAAAGTGGGCTAATAGTTTCCAAACCAAAGCCTTAGTGAAGCTAGAAAATTGGTATGAAAAACAAATACGATGGGCATTAACAAAATGGAGACCTTACGCAATTACAATTGCAACATTTGTTTTGTTAATAATAGCATTTATGTCATTTGGAGCTTCTCTAGCAACACAACGTACTAAAGTAGAGTTTTTCCCTGATAACAAACCCAATCAGATTATTGTATACATAGAATATCCTCAAGGTACTGATATAGAAAAAACCAATACCATAACCAAAGAAATTGAAAAACGTGTTTACGCAGAACTAAACAATAATCAGTATAAAGATGGTGATTACAACTTTATGGTTGAGAGTGTAGTGGCACAGGTAGGTGAAGGTGCAGGAAATCCAAATACAGACGGTGGTTCTGCATCTGAAATGCCACATAAAGCAAAAATTACCGCTAGCATGCGTGAGTATAAATACAGACGTGGAGAAGACAGTGAACTATTACGGCAAAAAGTGCAAAAAGCATTGGTCGGTATTTATCCAGGTGTACTTATTTCTGTTGAAAAAGACGTTAATGGACCACCTGCAGGTGCTCCAATAAATATTGAAATTACCGGTAAAGATTATAATGAATTAATAAATACTGCCGAAAGAATGCGTGACTTTATCAATTCTAGAAATATAGCAGGTATTGATGAACTTAAAATTGATGTAAATAAAGACAAGCCCACAACCCAAGTGATTGTCGATAGAAAAAAAGCGGGCGAGCTAGGTGTTAATTCAGGGCAAGTAGGGCAACAATTACGAAATTCAATCTTTGGTGCCAAAGCAGGTATTTACAAAGAGGACGGTGATGATTTCGATATCTATGTACGTTTTAACAAAGAAAATAGATACAATACCAGTGCAATTTTCAACCAAAATATAACTTTTAGAGATCCTGCTTCTGGTCAAGTAAAAGAAATACCCGTTTCTACTGTGGCCAAGCACAATAATACCTCTGGTTTTAGTGCCATTAAACACAAAAAATTAAAGCGTGTAGTAACTGTTTACTCGGCTTTGTCTCCTGGTTTTACCGATGCAGGTGCCATTGTAGCTCAAGTTCAAAATGAAATGAAGAGCTTTAAAGGATTACCCGATAATATTGAGTTCGATTACACTGGACAAATTGAAGAACAGAATAAACAAATGACATTTTTAATGACTGCCTTTTTTACAGGATTAAGTTTAATCTTCTTTATCTTAATATTTCAATTTAATTCCGTTTCAAAACCCGGAATTATCATGATAGCCATATTCTTAAGTCTTATCGGTGTTTTTGGAGGTTTGGTAATAACAGGAGCTCCGTTTGTTATTATGATGACTATGATGGGTATTATATCTTTAGCAGGAATTGTAGTTAACAACGGTGTTGTATTACTCGATTATGCTCAACTTCTTATTGATAGAAAGATCGTTGAAAAAGATTTGAACGAAGATGAGCACCTTCAATTAGATGAAATTTTTGAATGTATAGTTAGGGCAGGTAAAGCACGTTTAAGACCAGTTTTATTAACGGCTATTACGACAATTTTAGGGTTAATTCCGCTTGCTATTGGTCTAAATATAAATTTCTTTACATTCTTTAGCGAGTTTGATGCTAACATTTATATGGGTGGTGATAATGTTATTTTCTGGGGGCCTTTAGCTTGGACAGTGATTTACGGTTTAATAGTAGCTACTTTTTTAACTTTAATAGTTGTACCAATATTGTTTTATTTAATTACTAAATTTAAGTTTAGAGTTTTTGACAGAAAACATAAAGTACATGTTACTAGCAATAAGGATGTTATTGTTGAAGGTTAA
- a CDS encoding patatin-like phospholipase family protein produces MLKRILLILLLIQAQLLFGQDSIKSQKDLKVGLVLSGGGAKGFAHIGALKILEEAGVRIDYIGGTSMGAIIGALYSSGYSANELDSIVTSFDLNELMQDNLPRKSKSIYQKENTEKYALTLPIKNRGVLLPTALSKGQNVFNLLSQLTEHVHNINDFSKMPIPFFCVVTNLENGKAEILEEGFLPEAVRASGSFPTLLDPVEIDGKLLTDGGVTNNFPVDIMKKKGVDIIIGIDVQDKLKGQKGLNSALEIVMQIVSFQMYNDSDNKRNKADIYIHPDISDFNVISFDLTKDIIESGESATRKQLNALQEIAKKQRFENDKRKKVVQINKKLFIDDISISGNKNYTDEYVIGKLNFKKKDTITYEKFTEGLNNLSATGNFRNIQYQFVQNKERTKIQLKLREEELSTFLQLGVHYDDLYKTGVLLNFTGKHMIFKNDVLSADLVLGDNIRYNIDYFIDNGFHWSYGIKTRYNKFNRSFFENLINDDAAGVNVGKVPIEYNDYTTQLYVQNAFTRGIALRLGVENKYVRTFFETIENNQTIKNFIDNTSYVSAYTNLLLDTYDNKYFPKKGLYFFADYHAYLLASNFDTNFKAFSQLKGELGGAFTIGDKFTTHIVSQAGITLGDGTNIFNFFLGGGNQNLINNFYNFYGYDVADLGESAFLKTAVTLRYELFKKNHISFIANAARVEDDIFNQGDIFDNTKLGFAAGYSIESFLGPVEVKYTWSPDTQQNYWLFNVGFWF; encoded by the coding sequence ATGCTAAAAAGAATACTACTCATACTACTACTGATTCAAGCACAGCTTTTGTTTGGACAAGATAGTATTAAATCTCAAAAAGATTTAAAAGTAGGTTTAGTGTTAAGCGGTGGTGGAGCCAAGGGTTTTGCCCATATTGGAGCTTTAAAAATATTGGAAGAAGCGGGTGTGAGAATAGATTATATTGGTGGTACGAGCATGGGTGCTATAATTGGGGCATTGTATTCTTCAGGATATTCGGCAAATGAATTGGATTCTATTGTAACTTCATTTGATTTGAATGAATTAATGCAGGATAATCTTCCCCGAAAATCAAAATCAATTTATCAAAAAGAAAATACGGAAAAGTATGCTTTAACGCTACCCATAAAAAACAGGGGAGTATTATTGCCAACTGCTCTTTCAAAAGGTCAGAACGTTTTTAATCTCTTATCTCAACTCACAGAACACGTTCATAATATTAATGATTTTTCTAAAATGCCTATTCCGTTTTTTTGTGTGGTTACAAATTTAGAAAATGGAAAGGCAGAGATTTTAGAAGAGGGTTTTTTACCCGAAGCTGTTAGGGCTAGCGGTTCTTTTCCTACGTTGTTAGATCCAGTTGAGATTGATGGTAAATTATTAACCGATGGCGGTGTCACAAATAATTTTCCGGTAGATATTATGAAAAAAAAGGGCGTTGATATTATAATAGGTATTGACGTTCAAGATAAATTAAAAGGTCAAAAAGGGTTGAATTCTGCCTTAGAAATCGTAATGCAAATTGTGAGTTTTCAAATGTATAACGATTCCGATAACAAGCGAAATAAAGCGGACATTTACATACATCCTGACATTAGCGATTTCAACGTTATTTCATTCGATTTGACTAAGGATATTATTGAAAGTGGCGAAAGTGCAACACGCAAACAATTAAATGCTCTGCAAGAAATTGCTAAAAAACAAAGATTTGAAAATGATAAGAGGAAAAAAGTTGTTCAGATAAATAAAAAATTATTTATTGATGATATTAGTATTTCTGGTAATAAAAATTATACAGATGAGTATGTCATTGGTAAATTAAACTTTAAAAAGAAAGACACGATAACTTACGAGAAATTTACCGAGGGTTTAAATAATTTATCTGCTACGGGTAATTTCAGAAATATTCAATATCAATTTGTTCAAAATAAAGAAAGGACAAAAATCCAGTTAAAATTAAGGGAAGAAGAATTATCAACCTTTTTACAACTAGGGGTTCACTATGATGATTTATATAAAACAGGAGTACTTTTAAACTTTACAGGAAAGCACATGATTTTTAAGAATGATGTGCTTTCGGCAGATTTAGTATTAGGCGATAATATTAGATACAATATAGATTACTTCATAGATAATGGGTTCCATTGGAGTTACGGTATTAAAACAAGATATAACAAGTTTAACAGATCGTTTTTTGAAAATTTAATAAACGATGATGCAGCAGGTGTTAATGTTGGTAAAGTTCCAATTGAATACAATGATTATACTACTCAGCTTTATGTACAAAATGCTTTTACCAGAGGGATTGCACTACGATTGGGAGTGGAGAATAAATATGTTAGAACTTTTTTTGAAACAATTGAAAATAACCAAACTATTAAAAATTTTATAGATAATACCTCTTACGTAAGTGCATACACTAATTTATTATTAGACACTTACGATAATAAATACTTTCCTAAAAAAGGACTCTATTTTTTTGCTGATTATCATGCTTATTTATTGGCCTCTAATTTTGACACTAACTTTAAAGCTTTTTCTCAATTAAAAGGTGAACTAGGTGGTGCATTTACTATTGGAGATAAATTTACAACGCATATTGTTTCTCAGGCAGGAATTACTTTAGGAGATGGTACTAATATATTTAATTTCTTTTTAGGTGGTGGCAATCAAAATTTGATAAATAACTTCTATAATTTTTATGGTTATGATGTTGCTGACCTAGGTGAAAGTGCTTTCTTAAAAACAGCTGTTACCTTACGTTACGAATTGTTTAAAAAGAACCACATATCTTTTATTGCCAATGCCGCTAGAGTTGAAGATGACATATTCAATCAAGGAGACATTTTTGACAATACCAAGCTAGGTTTTGCTGCGGGGTATAGTATTGAATCTTTTTTAGGGCCAGTTGAAGTAAAATACACTTGGTCACCAGATACACAACAAAACTACTGGTTATTTAATGTAGGATTTTGGTTTTAA
- the uvrC gene encoding excinuclease ABC subunit UvrC, whose translation MQNTDLELQLKTLPNTPGVYQYFDKNDTILYVGKAKNLKKRVSSYFTKNHEYGKTKVLVKKIASIKHIVVSTEMDALLLENNLIKKYKPRYNILLKDDKTYPWICIKKEPFPRVFLTRKVIKDGSEYFGPYTSVRTAKALLSLVKELYQLRTCAYDLSQKNIESGKYKVCLEYHIKNCQGPCEGLQSEADYLKSIDAIRNIIKGNFKDALQHFKSVMLQFAENHEFEEAQKIKEKIDLLANYQAKSTVVNPSISNVDVFSITSDESFAYVNFFKLMNGAIIQSHTTEIKKKLDESDKHLLELSIIEIRQRFNSQSKEIYVPFKVNVGDEIKVTIPKQGDKKHIVDLSLRNAKYYRQERFKQIKIVDPDRHTNRIMAQMQKDLRLPKEPRHIECFDNSNIQGTHPVAACVVFKDGKPSKSDYRKYNIKTVEGPDDFGSMEEVVHRRYKRLLDEGQELPQLIVIDGGKGQLSSALKSLDVLGLRKKIAIIGIAKRLEEIFYPDDPIPLYLDKKSETLKIIQQLRNEAHRFAITFHRNKRSKSAIQTELEQIPGIGKQTVESLLKHFKSAKRVSKASFKEIEKIIGNSRATKVHNYYHLKEN comes from the coding sequence ATGCAAAACACCGATTTAGAACTTCAACTCAAAACGTTACCTAATACACCCGGTGTTTATCAATATTTTGATAAAAATGATACTATTTTATATGTTGGTAAGGCAAAAAACCTAAAAAAAAGAGTAAGCTCTTACTTTACCAAAAACCATGAATATGGTAAAACCAAGGTATTAGTCAAAAAAATTGCTTCCATAAAGCATATAGTGGTTTCTACTGAAATGGATGCACTATTATTAGAGAACAATCTTATAAAAAAATACAAACCACGCTATAATATTTTATTAAAAGATGATAAGACTTATCCTTGGATTTGTATTAAAAAAGAGCCTTTTCCCAGAGTTTTTTTAACCAGAAAAGTGATTAAAGATGGTTCGGAATATTTTGGGCCCTACACTTCAGTAAGAACTGCGAAAGCATTACTTTCTTTGGTAAAGGAATTATATCAGCTCCGCACCTGTGCTTATGATCTATCTCAAAAAAATATTGAATCAGGTAAGTATAAAGTTTGCTTAGAATATCATATTAAAAATTGCCAAGGCCCATGTGAAGGTTTGCAATCAGAAGCTGATTATTTAAAGAGCATTGACGCTATCAGAAATATTATTAAAGGCAATTTTAAAGACGCATTACAACATTTTAAAAGTGTTATGCTACAATTTGCTGAAAACCATGAGTTTGAAGAAGCTCAAAAAATTAAAGAAAAAATAGATTTGTTGGCCAATTATCAGGCAAAGTCTACCGTGGTCAACCCATCCATTTCCAACGTGGATGTTTTTTCGATCACTTCTGATGAGAGTTTTGCCTATGTCAATTTTTTTAAACTGATGAATGGTGCTATCATTCAATCACATACCACAGAAATAAAAAAGAAATTAGACGAGTCGGACAAGCATTTATTAGAGTTGTCAATTATTGAAATCAGACAACGTTTCAATTCACAATCTAAAGAAATTTATGTCCCTTTTAAGGTAAATGTTGGTGATGAAATTAAAGTAACTATCCCAAAACAAGGAGATAAAAAACATATTGTTGATCTATCTTTACGTAATGCAAAATATTATAGACAAGAACGTTTCAAACAAATTAAAATCGTTGATCCTGATAGGCACACCAATAGAATAATGGCTCAGATGCAAAAAGATTTACGTTTACCAAAAGAGCCACGCCATATTGAATGTTTTGACAATTCTAATATACAAGGTACACACCCTGTAGCTGCTTGTGTGGTTTTTAAAGATGGTAAACCGAGTAAGAGCGATTATCGTAAATATAATATTAAAACTGTTGAGGGCCCTGACGATTTTGGCTCTATGGAAGAAGTGGTACACAGGCGTTATAAACGGTTGTTGGACGAAGGACAAGAATTGCCACAGCTAATCGTTATAGATGGTGGTAAGGGGCAGTTGTCATCAGCTTTAAAAAGCTTGGATGTTTTAGGTCTGCGAAAAAAAATAGCCATTATCGGGATTGCAAAACGATTAGAAGAAATTTTTTATCCCGACGATCCTATTCCATTATATTTAGATAAGAAATCGGAAACTTTAAAAATCATTCAACAATTACGAAACGAAGCACATCGATTTGCAATTACGTTTCATAGAAATAAACGAAGTAAAAGTGCCATCCAAACAGAATTAGAACAAATTCCAGGTATAGGTAAGCAAACTGTTGAAAGTTTGTTAAAACATTTTAAATCGGCCAAACGGGTTTCGAAGGCATCATTTAAGGAAATAGAAAAAATTATTGGGAACTCTAGAGCAACCAAAGTACATAATTATTATCATTTAAAAGAGAATTAA